The window TCCCAGCATCAGATCACCGAACAACTTGAGCCATTTGCTATTTTCCGGGTCCTGTTGCATTTTTCCCTCAAGCACGGCCTTGACATAATGCTCCTGAGAGCCAGCAGAGAGGCTCTCCGTATCCAGATGATGCAGAGACCAGGAACCCGCACCGATCAGGAAGAAATACACGGCAAGACTGCACCCTACCTTCCAGTCGTGCAGTCGGATCTTTCGTGGATCACGCTCACATTTTTCCAAAAAATCAATCCGTTCTCCGATTCCGAAATGATGCCAGTTCTTCTTGTCACGGATATTGCCGCTCATGGCTGCGATCTTTTCAAAAGAACGAATCAGGGGAAAGGCCGTCTTTTGCGCTTTGAACACATAGAGATCCGCCTGTCGTTCAAAATTCCTGATAAAATAGCCGAATAAAAAACGGAAATAAAGAATCATAAGGAGAAAAACAATTGCCGCTTCAAAAAAAGTTAGCAGCTTTACTCCAGAAATCTGCGACCAAATCAGCAGGTGATAAAACCAGTCATTATTGAGCAAAAGGAGATGAAGCGGCTCGGCCATTGCCTCGGCAAGCAGGCTGAAACCGAGAAAAAGCAGGAGATAAAGAATCAGATGATATTTTTTTACATGGCCGATTTCATGGGCAAGAACCGCTTCCAGTTCTTCCTGATCCAGAGCGGATAATAAGGCTGGCGTCAGGAGAAGATATCTGAATTTCGGCACAATCCCCATGACCCCGGCTGTCACCATTTTTCCTTCAAATAAAGGCCAATACAGGATCTCGGAAGAAAAATCCTGACTGCGGCAGAATCGTTCAATGGCCTTACGCAGTGGCCCGTGCTCCATAGGAATACATCCCCAGAGACGGCGTATAACAGGAGGAAAGAGCAGGATCAGCAACACCAGGAAGAACAAAAAAATAAGCAACTCTCCCCAAAGGGTTCCTTCCCAATTTTTCATCCCGGCCGGAGCAATTATATTCAGCAGATCGAAAAAAAGAGAGAGGATCAGCCAGGGAAGAATAATGGTCAGATTCGTTCGTATATTATTGAGGACAAAATCAGTCGGAGCAACAGAACTGTTGAAGATACGCTGATAGCTGGGCAGAGCACGGAGCCACATCAAGATGAGAAAGACGAAAAAAATCACCAGACCCAGCAGGTTTGTCAGAACAGGCAGGGTATTATTAAAGGACAGGGGCTGTGTATAATACTTCAGATCAAAAATAAAAAATGCGGCGATGAACAGAGCCGTCGCCAAAAGAGAAGCCTTTTTTTCCGCAGCAAAATATCGTTTGGAACTGACAGAGCGGTGCGACCCGAAGAGTTTGCTGGCAAGCAGAGAAAAGGCGAGCAGTAGCAGGGCGAACAGCGGCAGACCGAACCAGGGCGGCAGCCTAGGTTGTTCCGGTGCTGCAGCGGTGGCAACAACAAAGATGACCGCCAAAAAATATATCAGATTATTATAGATCATGCCTTCCCTGTCTTCTGGTTATACCGCTCACCGTTACAATCCGCAATTTACATCAGCCCGTCCAGTGCGATGAGTCCTCTCTCTCGTCCTTGTTTCCCTGCAATTCCGGAAAAGGCCTTATTGAATCCGCGTGGACACTCCGTAATAATTCTTCAGGGTGATAGAGAAAATCTTCCTCCAGGGTATCTGCAAAAAATTCGTTTTTAAAGCGGGTGATTAGATTGAGATGGCCCCAGCGGGTCAGATAATAGACAACCAGACTGGGCAATCGGGTATAAATATTTTCTTCCGGTGCAGGATCAACAAAGCTTGATTGCGCCAGTTTTTCGTCAGACAAGACCTGGGACAGGTAAAAATCTTTAAGAAACATATATTCTGGAGGCAGACGGGCGGCAATGCCGAACCAATTGAGAAAACCGGCAAGCCGTTCTAAAAAAAATTTCCCGATTCTCACAAAAGGATAGGGTATATATATTTCTCTTGGTTTTTTCAACTCAAGATAGGCCCTGATCGTCAAAATGAGATCATCAAGTGCCACCGGCTCCTTATCGACAAAATGATAAGTCTGTCGGGAGAACTCCTCTCGATGTGTCAGGATATGATGAACAAGATAAGGGAGTTTATTGGCATTACTGTATGAATGCCTGACATCTCTCTTGGTGAAGAGAAAGGGCATGGATTCGTCGGCAACAGTAAAGAGCAGACGATGGAAGCCCTGGATTTTATGATCGTGCTCACCGTAAACAATAGCAACCCGAATAATCGTGTAATCAAGCCCCTGGGTTTCTCCCATATATTCCAATGTGGTTTCTGCCATGAGTTTGGATTTGGCATAATTCGTCATATTGGATTTCAGGCACAGCCGGTCTTCTTCAGTAAGATTTTTCCCATGCGGCAGAACAGCAGCAGAACTCAGGTGGATGTAGGAAATATTTAGTGCGGTACAGGCCCGAGCTATGTTCACACTGCCGAGATAATTGGTTTCAAAGGCCAACTGGGCATCTGAGTCCAAGGAAGCCATAGCGGCATTAATAACAAAGTCCGGTTGCACCCGTTGCAGGTAAGCGACAATGTCCTGTGAGTTCCTGATAGAGAGTTTTTTGGAGCTCGGAGCCCGGATATCAAACTCGTCCGGGGTTTTGGTCTTAAAATAATGGGCAAGGGTACCGCCGATCAAGCCGGACCCGCCGATAAGCACGCCGAGATGACGTTGTTTTTTCTGTGATTCCTGCGTCATTTCGCCTCATGTTGAATGTAGATGGTTTGAGTGCGCACAATATCCCAATTTTACAACATGTATCCTATATAGCATATATAACCGCAAAAATCATCTTTTTTCCAGAACATAACTGTGCAGTTTCATTGACGGGCAGGGAGTAATCGGCTATGCTTTCCGGTTGTTAAAATTTGGCCTGCTCGAATTTAAGGACAAAATCGACACTTCTGAAGCTGTAAACATGGTGAAAGCTCGGTGTTGTGATCGAGATGGCATCGTTTGTTTTTTTGGTGCTCAGAATGAAAATAAAAATTTAAAAGGATATCTCTTGCTCAACCATATAACAATTATGAGATCAGTTGCAGTAGCAATTGTGCTTATATTTCATTTTAACAATAAACTTTTAATATCAGGACACATTGGAGTTGATATCTTTTTCGTTATATCAGGATACCTTATATCTTTAATATCTTTAAAAAGAATAAATGGAGTTCAAAGCTTAAAAAAATTCTATATAAAAAGAATAATGAGAATATACCCAGCGCTTCTCTTTGTTGCGTTAACAGTAATATTTTCTCTTTCACTCATTGAATACCTTGAAGTAGAAACATTACAAATGTTTAGAGATACTATAGCCTTCACCTCAAACTTTAAAGCAGAAAAAATCAACTTAGATTATTTCGGAGACAATAAAAATAATTACTTACTTCATTTTTGGAGCATTGCAATAGAGCTTCAGTTTTATATATTTTTTCCATTGTTAATATTAAGCAATAAAATCAAAAAATATATTCTTCCTGTTACTATAGGATTAGTAGCTCTTTCCACACTAACACTTTCATTACATTTAAGTTATTATCACTCATTAGGACGAATACTGGCATTTAGCACTGGAGCCTTAGCTTACCTCTTAAGTGGTAAAGTAAAATCAAATAACTCTATATTTTTCATATCATTATTATCTCTTGTAATATTGAGCTCTGTTGATATGGACATAACAACATATCCAAATTATCACAATATTACAGTCGTATCTTTAACCATGATAGCACTTCTTTTTGGTGACATAGGCACTGAAAAAAGATATAAACCATTTATACTTATAGGCTTGATATCATATTCAATTTACCTGTGGCACTATCCATTATTTTTATTTTTTCATCATTGTGGCACGGAATCCAATATTCTCAATATCAGTATCTTAATAACTACTGTATTGGCATTATCATTCTTTTCATACTATGCAATAGAGAGAAAATTCGCGCCAAAAGACTATGGGAACTATACAATATTATTAATAATATTTCCTTTGATATTTTCACTACTCATTGTATATTACAAGAAGAATCGAACAATTAATATTCCAATTATCAATTCATTTTATGCAAAAATGACCCTAAACCCTTTGTTATATTATTCAGATATGGCAAACTTAAATGTTAGTAACAAGTACAAAGGGTGCTTAAATCGGAAAGGAGAACTGTTAACAAACTGTTCCAGTACAGAAACAAATAACAAGACGAGAACTGCTTTAGTACTCGGCAATTCCTTTGTTCGTAGTGGCGGGCTTATTTTTCTCGATCAAATCACCGCTCGCTACAATGTAAGATCTTCTTTTTACTACGTTTTCGGAGACAGAATAAAAACTGACAAGCTCTATCAAAGCATTATAGAAGAAAAGTATCATTATTTAATATTATATTATCCATGGCTGGGTGCAAACAGAGATAATCTTATCGAAGAATATAAAGAACTTTCCGAGCATACCCAAATTATTTTTGTAAAAGGAGCCAAATATAACAATACAATCGATAAAAAACAAATCTTTAGGTTTAATAATCTTTTTATCGATGACAAGGAGAATGCATTTAAATGCGTAGTTCAAAAACCATATACTACAGACAAAGGATATGCAGTCATTGATAGTGTCCTCAAAGAGTTAAACGCTAAAAGCATAAACATTTATGAACTTCAAAAAAATAACAATGGTGACTATATATGTTCCCATGACAACATTGCTTTATTTCTTGATACGTTTCATATAAATAACTATGCAGGAGAATTTTTTGCACAACGATTTATCAAGGCTGATTTGGGACGAGATATTTTCAGCAATCCGGTAGATCTTTTGTAATTTTTGGTGCGGAGACCGGCACCTACATATTTTCTGATCGCAGAATTACACTGCGTAACCCGCGAACAAACAAAACCTTTTAGTATATACAACCATCGGAGGAATAATGAGTAAAATTCAAGTAAAAAACCCCATCGTAGAGCTCGACGGCGACGAGATGACCCGAATCATCTGGGCTTTTATCAAAGAAAAACTGATTCTGCCCTATCTGGACGTTGACCTGAAATACTATGATCTCTCTGTGCAGAAGCGCGACGAGACCGACGACCAGATCACCGTGGATGCGGCTGAGGCCATTAAAAAATATCGCGTTGGCGTAAAATGCGCCACCATCACCCCGGACGAGGGCAGGGTCGAAGAGTTCGACCTCAAAGAAATGTGGAAATCGCCCAACGGCACCATCCGCAATATCATCGGTGGCACCGTGTTCCGCCAACCGATCATCTGTAATAATATTCCCCGTCTTGTGCCGGGCTGGACCAAGCCCATTGTCATTGGTCGTCATGCCTTTGGTGATCAGTACCGGGCCACGGATTTTCTGGTTCCCGGACCAGGAAAACTGACCATGAAATTTGAGCCTGCCGACGGCGGTGAAGCGCAGGAGTACGAGATCTTTGATTTTCCGTCTTCCGGCTGCGCTATGGGTATGTACAACCTGGACGACTCCATCCGGGGCTTTGCCCGTTCCTGCATGAACTACGGCCTCAACCTGGGCTGGCCCGTGTACCTGTCCACCAAGAACACCATCATGAAGAAGTACGACGGTCGTTTTAAGGATCTGTTCCAGGAGGTTTTTGAGGCTGAGTTTGCTGAGCGTTTTGCCGAAGCAGGCATCACCTACGAGCATCGCCTGATCGACGACATGGTCGCTGCGGCCATGAAATGGGAAGGCGGCTTTGTCTGGGCCTGTAAAAACTACGACGGTGATGTCCAATCCGACACGGTTGCGCAGGGCTTTGGTTCTTTAGGTCTGATGACCTCAGTGCTTATGACCGAAGACGGTCAAACCGTGGAGGCTGAGGCCGCCCACGGCACCGTGACCCGCCATTATCGGGAGCATCAAAAGGGTAATGCCACCTCCACCAACCCCATTGCCTCCATCTTTGCCTGGACCCAAGGGCTGAACTATCGCGGTGTCTTTGACAACACCCCGGATGTGGTCAAGTTTGCTGAGACCCTGGAAAAAGTCTGTGTGGAGACTGTGGAATCCGGCTTCATGACCAAGGACTTAGCACTGTTGGTGGGTGGAGATCAGGGCTGGCTGACCACAGAGGAGTTCCTGGCAAAACTGGACGAAAACCTTCAGGCCGCTATGGCTTAATTCTCTCAGGAGCGAGACAACCCGTCAACCGCTCCCTCATAGATCCTATGTCCTTCCTCCACGAAGGCATACAGGCTCTGCAAGAGCTGCTCTTTCCGGCCCGCTGCCTGGGTTGCACAGAGCAGCTCTCTTCTTCCAGCCCTCCCTTGCTCTGTCCAAATTGCCATCATGGTACCAGTGAAATTTCTCCACCTTTCTGCACCTGCTGCGGTAGGCCTCTGCCGTCTGGTGATAACCATCTCTGCCTCAGCTGCCTTGACCACCCCCTGCTCCTGACCAAGGCCCGCTCAAGCTTTCTCTACCAGGAACCGATAAGCACCTTGGTGCGCCAACTCAAATTCAACGGTAATCTCAACGGTCTTGCCACCCTTGCTGTCTTAGCAAAAAAAACAGCAGCCTTTGCAGATCTCAACACACCTGATCTTATTCTGCCTGTTCCTCTCCATATCCAACGTTTACGGGAGCGAGGTTTTAATCAATCCCTGCTCTTGGCCAGAGCCTGCTTTCCTCAATGGCGAGAAAAAATCCGTTTTGATCTGCTGCAACGTCAACGGGCAACGATCCCCCAAACCCGACTCAATGGCAAGGCCCGACGTAGCAACCTGCATAATGCCTTTTGCATCAAAAAATCCGCTGAGATTTCAGGAAAAAGCATTCTCTTGGTGGATGATGTCTTTACCACCGGCTCAACTTTGCATGAATGTGCCAAGGTGTTATTGAAGGCAGGGGCAAAAGAGGTGGAGACGTTTACTGTGGCGAGAAGCGGGAGCACTGGCACAGGTGGACTATCCGTATCGCGCCGATAAAATACAAAAAGAGCCGCTATGGCGGGATGAGGATTCCTGAAAAGATGCTGGGGTGCAGAAGGGTCAACTTTCTGTATTGTCTCTACTTTTTTCTATGATGGTGGATTGCAGCAAGGGGCGACCGGTTTTCGGGGGCATAAAAAAAGGGCGATCACAAGGATCGCCCGTACATCATAAGAGCCTGTTTAAAAACTTTTTGAAGCTTTATTTTTGACCCACATTCGGGCTTGGTTCTAAGTTCGGCCAATTTGGGTGAAGTAAATTTGTTCAGCCGCTTCTTATTCTGACTTCCTCAAAATTTTATTTACCACCATTAACCTCAATGCGGATCGTCTTGCCGAACGCCTGCGCATGGTTTTCAATCCGGGAGACAGCGGTTTTCTTGGTATGCAGCTTTTCCGCCACCTGCTCCTGTGTCATCCCATCCCGGCTTCTTTCCTTGCCGCCTTCTTGAGCATGGCCCCTATTTTGAACAGCGCAAGGAATGATCAGAGCAGGCAGGGCGGTATTTCTGTTTTTAAAGGGGAATTCAGCAGGTTGTTTTTTTCGCTGCGCCCTGCCTTCTCTTCTTGCCAAGAACAAAAAAAGTGATTACTCTTGAAGAATCGTACAGGAAACAAATGGAACATTTTTTGATCACCAGCGGAATATGGCCTGAGCAATACACTGAGCAATGAAGATTGTCTGCAAAAATAAAAAGGCATTTCATGATTATCATATCGATAAAACCATGGAAGCTGGGATGGTCTTAACCGGACCAGAGGTCAAGTCTTTAAGAGGGGGCCGGGCCAATATTAAAGACGGTTATGCCCAGCTTAAAAACGGTGAAGTATTTTTGTATAATATTCATATTTCACCCTATGCCTTTGCCGTCCATTCTGCCACAGATCCTCTGCGGGTACGCAAGTTACTGCTGCACAAGCGAGAAGTGCGAAAACTGATCGGCAAGCTGAATGAAAAAGGAGTTGCGCTTATTCCGCTCAAGATATACTTTATAGATAATGGAAAGGCCAAAATAGAACTTGGCTTGGCCCGAGGAAAAAAGCTCTATGACAAGCGGGCCGCCTTAAAAGAGAAGCAATCAAACCGTGATGTTCAACGATCATTGCGGCAGCAAGACTAGTATAATTTCCATCCCTCCCCTTGGGAGAGGGATAACAAAACATATGGGGGTGAAACGGATTCGACGGGGATATGAAAGCTCAACGTTGCATGCCGAGTGTTCTGTCAGCTCGTAAACTTGATGGAAAATTAATATAATCGCAGACGATTATAATTTCGCAGTAGCAGCGTAAGCTGCTTTGCCGCTTTCCCGGTCCGCGCCCGTAAGGCCGGAGTAAAGCGTCGACTCTTCGGGCTGGTCTAACCGATGTGCCTCTCATTGGAAAGACGAGAATCTAACAGGCTGGTATTCAGCAATCCACCGTTCCGGGTGAGAGCTGAATACGAGATTTTTACTCGGAACTAAGCATGTAGATACGTGAGGGGAGTATTTTCGGACCCGGGTTCAACTCCCGGCACCTCCACCATTAGCAAGTCCAAAGAAAACCAAGAAAGCCCATAAGCCCGCAACCTGACAAGGTTTGCGGGCTTTTTTCTGGAAACACCTTCTTTTTCACCCGAGCTGCCGGACTATCCGGCAAACTGCCGGATGCGGATATCACCTGCGGGCATGTGGGCGATGATCTCCAGTTCACCGCCGAGCGCATTGACAATCTTGCGCAAGGTACTGATCTGCATATCATCCTGCGATTCCAATTTCGACAACTATGGTTGTCTGATACCAAGAACTTCAGCAACCTGCTCCTGTGTAAAGCCGGCTTCCCTGCGGATCTCGCTGATCAGCATTTCAGCTATCATTTCACGAGCCTTGAGTGTCGCACGCCTGCGGGCTTCCGGTGTCATGCCTTTGCGCAATTTTTGAATCGATGTGTGTGCCATCAGAGTAATCCCTCCCTGCGGAGTTCTTCCAAGTAGTTATTATATAGCCGTTCGGCCAGAGGAATCATGCGTTCGTAAAACCTCTTGTCACCTGTCTTGTCGCCGCCTATCAGCAGAATCGCTGTCCGGCGCGGATCAAAGGCAAAAAAGGTTCTCAGAGGTCGCCCCTGGCATTGGGTACGTAGTTCCTTCATATTGGTATGCCTTTGTACCTTGAATCGTATCGCAATGCGGACGACCGAGGCTGGGACCGAATTCCTCCAGCAACTGAACGCTCGCATCCAGCTCAACCTGCTCATCCTCGGACAGGCTTTGCCACCACGTCCCGAATGCATCTGTGTATTCTACGCTCCAAGTCATGCGATATATTATATACCCTCAAAGCTATATTTATCAAGAGTGCATCACCCTTCAGTAAAGCCTGCATCGAAAAGATGCACAGCGTCCCTTTGGGACGGATTATCCTCTCGCTGCACCGGGTAAGGAAGCGTTCCACATCCAACCTACCGGTCTGCTCAATCAATCGAGTCTGACTCCATTGATCCGGGGCGGCGGCTGATCTTTTAAAATCCAAGCCTCTCCTTTTTAAAGTAAGCCCTGACTTTTAAAAAGTTATGACCTTGTTTTAAAAAATGAGGTCTCAACTTAAAAAAGAGAGACCTCTTCTTTTAAAATATAGTGCCCACCTTTTAAAATATGGCGTCCACTTTTTAAAGATGAGAGCTTACCTTTAAAAATATAGTGCCCACTTTTTAAAAGTAAGTCCCCTTTTTTAAAAAATAGGCCCGCATTTTCTTTTACTGGCAGCTCGCTATGAAAAGGTATACAGCCGCTGTTTTCTTGCAGAGACATGCTGCAAAACAGTTCGGAGGCAATCCGAGATCTTTCATCGGGAGAATTTTTACGCATTCAATCGGAAGAGGCCGGGAAGGCATGAGGACACTGAAAACAAGAAGGCCCGACCGTGATACAGATCATGTCTGTAACAGGGGGGCGGGCACGATTAAGAAAATAATACACTAAGAGGTTGTTTTGTCAATACTTGAAATCCGAGCACCGGGTCGTTGGAATTGAGACGGTGAAGAAAAGAAAGCATGGGTGGTGTGTGCTCAGGGTAACCGGGTGGCTTTGCCCTAGCAAGTCGTTTTTGATGGTCTGTGTTGATTGTGGCCGGGTGGTGTTTGGGTGAATGAATCGGGCGGCTGCCGGTAGAGGTTGACCGGGTGGCGAATCAGAGGTATTTTAATTTCAAAAATTAATAATTAGCATTTTTTAATCAATAGCCGAGAACGAAAAATGATTTTATCGAACGAGCAAAAAATTGATTACTTATCGAATGTTATATCTGTAGCCTATGCCGACGGAAAAATTGCACCTCAAGAAACCGAAGCCATAGCGGTTATTCAAAAGGCTATTGGAGCAAGAAAAACTGAACTCAACAAAGCATACAAACAGGTAGACACGAATAATTTTGCTGTTTCTCCTGTCGGTTATTGGTCGGACAAGATAAAAAATCTTGAGCATATAATTTATGTTTCACTGATTGACGGTGAAATTGACCCTAAAGAAAAGGAACTTATCCTGAACTTTGCCAAGAAAGTTAATATTAATCAGGATCAGCTCAACCTGATAATTAACGATGTCAAAAACGCTGTATCAAGTTCGGAAATAGAAATTTCATGCCTGAACTGTAAGGCAAAAATACCTGACTCAGCCAAGTTTTGTCCCAAATGCGGTCAACAAGTCAATAAGTCAGCAGGCTCTCAACCTATTGCTGTGTCATATAAAATACCAGAGAGCGGAATTGCTGTTGAATTTGCCGAGTCTACCGCCGCTAATTTTTTCTCAGCCGTTAAAGTGATGGAAAATGCACCTGTCAGCAGGAAATGCGTTAAAGGAAAGAAACAGTGGTATCTTGCTTGCTGGCCTTCAGAAAACATTTTAGACGCTTTAGAGTTAATTGAAAACGTGGATAGAATGCGAAACAAGAAAGTATACTTTGACGGCGAAGAAAGTCAGTGGAATGATATTTTCGGTTTCGTGAAATGTGCTGCTTCACGTAATTCAGCATATCGGCCAGTTGAATACTGTTTTGGCCTTGATGATAATCGATTTAATGTCTGGGGCTGCAAAAAAGCAAGAATGGGTTGGAACGAATGGGCTGACTGGTTCGGCTATGGTGCATTTCAATCTTCTGACAGAGGCGAAAAGGTATCATTTGTTTTTGATAAAAAAAGAATTCGGCATGAATTGGAGTCGAATTTATATACTTGTCGATTGTGCCCTTACTTGCAACTTGATCTTATCGAAGCGATTCTTGAAGTATTTCCAAACAAGGTAACACCTCGTGACAAAGGGAATTGGAAATACAAAAGAGACTTCACTGAAACACCTAATTCGATCATTGTCAAAACAGGTACAGATTTCGGCCTTGCTTATCTTGATGAATACTATTCTTCCGGGGTTCTTCCTTCTTCAATTGACGTTGGAATAAATTTACTCAGAAAAGCTCTCAGGAAATGCAATCGCCCATCTAATGATATTAAAGGGGTATTGGAGTATCAAGCTCCATAATAACTACCTGTTGCGTCCCCCATCATCCGCAATCAGGTATTCTTCCGGCACCTTTTCCGGAATAAAAGGGGTCAGAGCAAAATTAAGTAATAATTTCCCCTGACCATCTTTATCGGTAATTACAACATGTTACAGGTAGAGATTTTATAAGTGCCCCGCGCACCAAGTATAGAAAAGGCCCCAAGCATTAAGACGGGGCCTTTTTATTTTCCAAATAGTCTATTCTTAAAAAAGAGGTCGAATTTTTCTTTGTCACCATCAAATAATTTTTTGTAGTCTTCATCTATAATTATTTTTTTTATGATTGTACGCAGGTAATTATCGCACTTTTTACTTAATTCAGTGAGTAAATCAGGGACAGACCCCTATTAAATACCGCGATTTCAATTTACAAAAATACATGTTGAATTGAAAACGTCAATAAAAAAGTATTTATATCGGTATCACAAGGTGAAATCAAACCGCGCAGCCGGGCGAGGCCACAGGTTCGAATCCCAATCTCCGGGCAAAAAGAAACCGGGTCACGCGCTGCGCACGTACCCGGCTGGGACAATCACTTGAGCATATACATCAATCAGCAGCGGACATTGTTGCGACCATCTCTTTTAAGCATCAGGCAATTTCTTTCGCTACCTTGCTGATCAGATCTCTGAATTCACTATCAGTTGCAACAGTCATGTCCTCTACCAAGTCATCCCAGTCCGTCAGTATCCTCCTGACGAGCTTGCCTGTGAAAAAGTCTACAACAACAAGCTGTGTTATTGCATCGGACAGAGTTATAAGTCGATCCCGAACAGACGTGACTTTATCAATGTCTACGCAGTCAACTGTCGGGCAGGAATTGTCGCATTTTTCAAATGTCCTTCTGACATTTCTCAGCAGGAAGATCCCAGAAATTGACATGACAACAGTGATAATTATCGCACGGACATGAAGAATGGACAAGGTGCCAGCTACTTTGAGCTTTTTTATAGTATCTTCAAGCTTGTTGGAGAAAGAAACGCAGTCTCTTGTTACTACAGCGCAGGCAGGCATGAGGTCACCCCCTTTTTTATCATTTTATCAGTTAACGAAAATCGATAAGATCAGGTCTGGAAAAGGCTTACAGACTCTCTCTGTGAATATCTGTTACTTATACCGTAATCCGGTAGAACAAAGTATACAAGTTTAAAAATCTGGAACTCCGGCAGAATAGTTCGAATGGAAATACCCGCTGAAGAGCATGGAGAAACAGGCAAAAAAAAACCCGCGAACCAATGAAGGTCGCGGGTTTTACTGAACTACTCTCATACTACAATATAAAAAATGGTGCCGAAGGCCGGAGTCGAACCGGCACGGGCGTAACCCACTACCCCCTCAAGATAGCGTGTCTACCAATTCCACCACTTCGGCACACAAGGTATATTTTATTTTTTTACTCAGCCTGTTCTTGTTCCGGGGCTGTTTCCGTTTCCTGCTCAACCGGAGCAACTTGCTCTTCAGTAGCAGGGATAACTTCCATGTCTTGCATTTCAGCTACTGGCTCTTCTTCCATTGCTGGAAGTTCAGGAAGTTCAACCTGAGCAGCTTCGCTCTCCTGAATAGCCGGGGAACCACCGTTTTCTTCAGAAAGAGCTTCCTGAACAGCAGGAGAGGCTTCAACAGCGGATTCGGTCTCCTGAACAAAGGGAGAAGCTTCTTCAGGGGCAACTTTCTCGCCATCTACAGTAGGAGCGGCTTCCGGTGCAGGCTTTTCAACCTGATCCACTGACGGGCTTTCCGTTCCCGGCATGGGAATAGTAACCGGTGCTTCCTTTTGTGCCGGAGCAACTTCCTGAGCTGGCAGATCCTTCATAATCGAGTTGCTGTGCTCATTCGCCGACATATAGGCCAAAGAAATAGAGGTGCCCATAAAAATAATCGCTGAAAAAGTAGTTATCTTGTTCAGCAGAGGCACCGGGCCTTCTGATCCAAAAACTGACTGGCCGGAACCGCCAAAGGTGGCTCCAATATCAGCTCCTTTGCCGTGCTGCAACAGCACAATGGCAATCAGGAAGAGAGAAACCAGAACATGTATTATGATAAGTAAGGTCGTCATGTAAAATTGATTATCCTTGCAAAAGACTCGGCTTGTAGAGCTGCGCCGCCCACGAGAGCGCCGTCAATATCGGGCTGAGCCATGAGGCTGTCAATGTTTTCAGGTTTGACCGAGCCACCATACAATATCCTGATAGAGTCGGCAAGTGTTTTTTCATACAAATCAACAAGAGTGTTACGAATAAAGGCATGCACTTCCTGAGCCTGCTCTTTGGTCGCGGTTTTTCCGGTCCCAATGGCCCAAACAGGCTCATAGGCAATCACCACTTCTTGCATCTGC is drawn from Candidatus Electrothrix rattekaaiensis and contains these coding sequences:
- a CDS encoding ComF family protein, whose translation is MSFLHEGIQALQELLFPARCLGCTEQLSSSSPPLLCPNCHHGTSEISPPFCTCCGRPLPSGDNHLCLSCLDHPLLLTKARSSFLYQEPISTLVRQLKFNGNLNGLATLAVLAKKTAAFADLNTPDLILPVPLHIQRLRERGFNQSLLLARACFPQWREKIRFDLLQRQRATIPQTRLNGKARRSNLHNAFCIKKSAEISGKSILLVDDVFTTGSTLHECAKVLLKAGAKEVETFTVARSGSTGTGGLSVSRR
- a CDS encoding type II toxin-antitoxin system RelE/ParE family toxin, which translates into the protein MTWSVEYTDAFGTWWQSLSEDEQVELDASVQLLEEFGPSLGRPHCDTIQGTKAYQYEGTTYPMPGATSENLFCL
- a CDS encoding helix-turn-helix transcriptional regulator — its product is MARREGRAQRKKQPAEFPFKNRNTALPALIIPCAVQNRGHAQEGGKERSRDGMTQEQVAEKLHTKKTAVSRIENHAQAFGKTIRIEVNGGK
- the secG gene encoding preprotein translocase subunit SecG, whose translation is MTTLLIIIHVLVSLFLIAIVLLQHGKGADIGATFGGSGQSVFGSEGPVPLLNKITTFSAIIFMGTSISLAYMSANEHSNSIMKDLPAQEVAPAQKEAPVTIPMPGTESPSVDQVEKPAPEAAPTVDGEKVAPEEASPFVQETESAVEASPAVQEALSEENGGSPAIQESEAAQVELPELPAMEEEPVAEMQDMEVIPATEEQVAPVEQETETAPEQEQAE
- a CDS encoding zinc ribbon domain-containing protein, which encodes MILSNEQKIDYLSNVISVAYADGKIAPQETEAIAVIQKAIGARKTELNKAYKQVDTNNFAVSPVGYWSDKIKNLEHIIYVSLIDGEIDPKEKELILNFAKKVNINQDQLNLIINDVKNAVSSSEIEISCLNCKAKIPDSAKFCPKCGQQVNKSAGSQPIAVSYKIPESGIAVEFAESTAANFFSAVKVMENAPVSRKCVKGKKQWYLACWPSENILDALELIENVDRMRNKKVYFDGEESQWNDIFGFVKCAASRNSAYRPVEYCFGLDDNRFNVWGCKKARMGWNEWADWFGYGAFQSSDRGEKVSFVFDKKRIRHELESNLYTCRLCPYLQLDLIEAILEVFPNKVTPRDKGNWKYKRDFTETPNSIIVKTGTDFGLAYLDEYYSSGVLPSSIDVGINLLRKALRKCNRPSNDIKGVLEYQAP
- a CDS encoding type II toxin-antitoxin system RelE/ParE family toxin, with the protein product MKELRTQCQGRPLRTFFAFDPRRTAILLIGGDKTGDKRFYERMIPLAERLYNNYLEELRREGLL
- the smpB gene encoding SsrA-binding protein SmpB encodes the protein MKIVCKNKKAFHDYHIDKTMEAGMVLTGPEVKSLRGGRANIKDGYAQLKNGEVFLYNIHISPYAFAVHSATDPLRVRKLLLHKREVRKLIGKLNEKGVALIPLKIYFIDNGKAKIELGLARGKKLYDKRAALKEKQSNRDVQRSLRQQD